One genomic window of Candidatus Thermokryptus mobilis includes the following:
- a CDS encoding YtxH domain-containing protein — translation MARDNNEGMFRGFLLGFLIGGALGAVFAMLFTPKSGKEMRSMIREKSAEAKDKASEYLAEAKTKTEEIIEKAKEEAEKIKKEVDELITTAKQKVDMVKEAVKSGIETYKEETKKTKG, via the coding sequence ATGGCAAGGGACAACAACGAAGGGATGTTCAGGGGATTTTTACTTGGCTTTTTAATCGGTGGTGCTCTCGGAGCTGTCTTTGCTATGCTCTTCACACCTAAAAGTGGAAAAGAGATGAGATCTATGATAAGAGAGAAATCAGCTGAGGCTAAGGATAAAGCTAGTGAATATCTTGCCGAGGCGAAGACAAAAACAGAGGAAATAATTGAAAAGGCGAAAGAGGAAGCTGAAAAAATTAAAAAAGAAGTTGACGAACTTATAACGACAGCTAAGCAGAAGGTTGACATGGTTAAAGAAGCTGTGAAGTCAGGCATTGAGACCTATAAGGAAGAAACGAAGAAAACAAAAGGTTGA
- the fusA gene encoding elongation factor G yields MVKEYPTEKIRNIGLIGHGGSGKTSFAEAMLFSAGVTTRLGRVQEGNTVSDYHPDEIAQQASINLSLLHCEWRDVKINIIDMPGYADFIGEVKSGLKVADTAILLVKSVEGIEIGTETSWEITKEYDNSVIFVINKLDAEHSNFEKVVEQIRQKFGHEAVVIQFPVNEGTSFNSIVDVLKMKLLKFSNDLSGNYVEEEIPQNLREKVEKLREELIESVAETDEELLNKFFENGGLTEEELKNGFTKAISERKIFPILCADSYHNIGTKRILDFIVDYCPSPNKKQVSAILKNDSSQQINLNYDSSAEPVIFVFKTVSEAHVGEFSFFKVYSGTLTRGIDLVNQSNGTLERLSQLYVMNGKERKEVQKLYAGDIGAVVKLKNTHTNDTLSTKAFAVVIPQIEFPEPVIQFAIISKNKGEEEKIAAGLHALHEEDPTFVFTVDNELQQTLISGQGEMHLTIIAKRLKEKYGVEVELGEPKIPYRETIKGKAREQGKYKRQTGGRGQYGDVWLVLEPLPRGGGFEFVDAIVGGVVPRNYIPAVEKGVRDTMAKGVLAGYPVIDVKVTLDYGSYHPVDSSDLAFQIAASMAFKKAFMNANPVLLEPIYEIEVKVPEEFMGSVIGDISSRRGKVIGMTAEGSYQVVKAYVPQKELYRYSSALRSLTQGRGIFKARFSHYEEVPKEIADKIIAEAQKQKEAVEEE; encoded by the coding sequence GTGGTGAAGGAATATCCAACCGAAAAAATCAGAAACATTGGTTTAATTGGACATGGTGGTTCTGGGAAGACATCTTTTGCTGAGGCGATGCTCTTCAGTGCAGGTGTCACAACACGACTTGGAAGAGTTCAAGAAGGAAACACCGTCTCGGATTATCATCCAGATGAAATAGCTCAACAAGCATCAATCAACTTGTCACTTCTTCATTGTGAATGGAGGGATGTTAAAATCAACATCATTGATATGCCCGGTTACGCTGATTTTATAGGTGAGGTTAAAAGTGGTTTGAAAGTCGCTGATACAGCGATTTTGCTTGTGAAATCGGTTGAAGGAATTGAAATTGGAACGGAAACATCCTGGGAGATAACGAAAGAATACGACAACAGCGTAATTTTTGTCATCAATAAGCTTGATGCTGAACATTCAAACTTTGAAAAGGTCGTTGAACAGATAAGACAAAAGTTCGGGCACGAGGCGGTTGTAATCCAATTCCCCGTAAACGAAGGGACATCTTTTAATTCAATTGTTGATGTTTTGAAAATGAAACTTCTGAAGTTCTCAAACGATTTGTCAGGCAATTATGTTGAGGAAGAAATACCTCAGAATTTGAGGGAGAAGGTGGAAAAGTTGCGCGAGGAATTAATTGAATCTGTTGCTGAAACGGATGAGGAGCTTCTAAATAAATTCTTTGAAAATGGTGGTTTAACGGAAGAGGAGCTTAAAAATGGCTTCACAAAAGCAATTAGCGAGAGGAAAATTTTCCCGATATTATGTGCTGATTCTTACCACAACATCGGCACAAAGCGGATACTTGATTTTATTGTTGATTATTGTCCAAGCCCGAATAAAAAGCAAGTATCGGCGATTTTGAAAAACGATTCATCACAACAGATAAATTTAAATTATGATTCATCGGCCGAACCGGTGATCTTCGTTTTCAAGACGGTTTCAGAAGCCCATGTGGGTGAGTTTTCATTTTTCAAGGTTTATTCAGGAACTTTAACAAGAGGAATTGACCTTGTAAACCAAAGCAACGGGACGCTTGAAAGGTTAAGTCAGCTTTATGTTATGAATGGAAAGGAAAGAAAAGAGGTTCAGAAACTTTACGCTGGTGACATAGGAGCTGTTGTAAAGCTAAAAAACACACATACAAACGACACGCTTTCAACGAAAGCATTTGCAGTTGTGATACCACAAATTGAATTCCCAGAGCCGGTGATTCAGTTTGCTATAATCTCAAAGAACAAGGGAGAGGAGGAAAAGATAGCAGCTGGGTTACACGCTCTTCACGAAGAGGACCCAACATTTGTCTTTACGGTTGATAATGAGCTTCAACAAACCTTGATAAGCGGTCAAGGGGAGATGCACTTGACGATAATTGCAAAGCGATTGAAGGAAAAATACGGTGTTGAAGTTGAACTCGGCGAGCCGAAAATTCCATACAGGGAGACGATAAAAGGGAAAGCCAGGGAACAAGGGAAGTATAAAAGACAAACCGGCGGAAGGGGTCAATACGGCGATGTTTGGCTTGTGTTGGAACCACTGCCAAGGGGTGGCGGATTTGAATTTGTGGATGCGATAGTCGGTGGTGTCGTCCCAAGAAACTATATCCCAGCCGTTGAAAAAGGTGTCAGAGATACCATGGCAAAAGGTGTCCTAGCTGGATACCCAGTTATTGATGTCAAGGTCACTCTTGATTATGGCTCTTATCATCCAGTTGATTCATCTGACCTTGCGTTCCAGATAGCAGCTTCAATGGCGTTTAAAAAGGCATTTATGAACGCAAATCCCGTATTACTTGAACCGATATATGAAATTGAAGTAAAAGTCCCTGAAGAATTTATGGGAAGCGTTATCGGTGATATATCAAGCAGACGAGGAAAAGTTATAGGGATGACAGCGGAGGGAAGTTATCAAGTTGTGAAGGCATATGTTCCACAGAAGGAATTATACAGATATTCATCCGCCTTGAGGTCACTGACGCAAGGTCGCGGAATTTTTAAAGCTAGATTCTCGCATTACGAAGAAGTTCCGAAAGAGATAGCTGATAAAATCATCGCTGAGGCACAGAAACAGAAAGAAGCTGTTGAAGAAGAGTAA